The Mammaliicoccus sciuri genome window below encodes:
- a CDS encoding lysophospholipid acyltransferase family protein gives MLRTTKTIGYIIGYAALVSSQLNKVKHKKTLINDVRKQDEMIFLYAKRWASRILDSAGVTTHLSGNTEPFDEPVLYISNHEGNFDIPVLITHLPQPFGFISKTEVQKIPFLSPWMEEMNCIYLDRSNRRASLQMIKDGINKLKERHSLLIFPEGSRSKGGEMQEFKAGSFKLAKSAKVKIVPIAIYGTSKIMEAQDSKKMVPGDVYVHILDPIEPSIFEDKTMQEVSQFVQGKISNTVQSLKENHYVKN, from the coding sequence ATGTTAAGAACGACGAAAACAATCGGTTATATTATAGGTTATGCAGCACTTGTGTCTTCACAATTAAACAAAGTTAAGCATAAGAAGACATTGATTAATGATGTCCGTAAACAAGATGAAATGATCTTTTTATATGCAAAAAGATGGGCTTCACGAATTCTAGATTCAGCTGGTGTTACAACACACTTGTCTGGCAATACAGAACCATTTGATGAGCCTGTATTATACATTTCAAATCATGAAGGTAATTTTGATATTCCTGTATTAATTACTCATTTACCACAACCATTTGGATTTATATCAAAGACTGAAGTTCAAAAAATTCCATTTTTAAGTCCATGGATGGAAGAAATGAATTGCATATATTTAGATCGTTCAAATAGACGCGCAAGTTTACAAATGATAAAAGATGGTATTAATAAATTAAAAGAACGACATTCTTTATTAATTTTTCCTGAAGGTAGTAGAAGTAAAGGCGGAGAAATGCAAGAATTTAAAGCAGGTTCTTTTAAATTAGCTAAATCAGCTAAAGTTAAAATTGTACCTATTGCAATTTATGGCACGTCTAAAATCATGGAAGCTCAAGATTCTAAAAAAATGGTCCCTGGCGATGTTTATGTACACATTCTAGACCCAATTGAGCCTTCTATTTTTGAAGATAAGACCATGCAAGAAGTAAGTCAATTTGTACAAGGAAAAATTAGTAATACTGTTCAATCATTAAAGGAGAATCATTATGTCAAAAATTAA
- a CDS encoding YozE family protein: MKQYSFYQYALTKRSEKSEVGKLADLIFQDLSFPKFTNDYHTLSDYLETEAVFTQPMSVFDDLFESYEEWLKF, translated from the coding sequence ATGAAACAATATTCTTTCTATCAATACGCACTAACAAAACGAAGTGAAAAAAGCGAAGTAGGTAAGTTGGCAGATTTAATCTTCCAAGACTTATCATTTCCAAAATTCACAAACGATTACCACACACTTTCAGATTACTTAGAAACAGAAGCCGTGTTCACACAACCAATGAGTGTCTTCGATGATTTATTCGAATCATACGAAGAATGGTTGAAATTCTAA
- a CDS encoding virulence factor, whose translation MEIVRVEPTPSPNTMKIVLSFKKEDRSSNTYTEVNDHNPEFINRILQLDGIKSVFHVMDFIAVDKRPKENWDTLLKDVTAAISGSDQEEDFAENQVNEHFGEVKAEVLKFKGIPYQIKLTTQEEEKRKQLPEIYIDSMLKATKDSDNVVFLRKWEDLGVRYGEVEEVLATVQEEILALYPKEKLEALVEEALTSDITIPEKQFVHVDKETFEQEEDWKVKLRMLNDFPTPTEDDYPLLDVALNDEKPQVRRMAIVLLGMIESKETLPYLYKGMKDKVVSVRRTAGDCLSDLGFKEALPVMIEALEDPQKIVRWRAAMFIFDEGDETALEALKKRQDDPAFDVKLQVQMAIERIENGEEALGSVWKQMANRKKEG comes from the coding sequence ATGGAAATTGTTAGAGTTGAACCGACACCAAGCCCAAATACGATGAAAATCGTTTTATCATTTAAGAAAGAAGATAGGTCTTCAAATACTTATACTGAAGTGAATGATCATAATCCGGAATTCATTAACCGTATTCTTCAATTAGATGGTATTAAATCTGTATTCCATGTTATGGACTTTATCGCTGTAGATAAACGCCCAAAAGAAAACTGGGATACTTTACTTAAAGACGTTACAGCAGCCATCTCAGGTTCAGATCAAGAAGAGGACTTTGCTGAAAATCAAGTAAATGAACATTTCGGTGAAGTAAAAGCTGAAGTCTTAAAGTTTAAAGGTATACCTTATCAAATTAAATTAACAACACAAGAAGAAGAAAAACGAAAACAACTTCCAGAGATTTATATTGATAGTATGCTAAAAGCAACAAAAGACTCAGATAATGTTGTCTTTTTAAGAAAATGGGAAGATTTAGGTGTACGTTACGGCGAAGTAGAGGAAGTATTAGCAACCGTTCAAGAAGAAATATTAGCTTTGTACCCTAAAGAGAAATTAGAGGCTTTAGTTGAAGAAGCTTTAACAAGTGACATTACCATTCCTGAAAAGCAATTTGTACATGTTGATAAAGAAACGTTTGAACAAGAAGAGGATTGGAAAGTAAAATTAAGAATGTTAAATGACTTTCCAACACCGACAGAAGACGATTATCCATTATTAGATGTCGCGTTAAATGATGAAAAACCTCAAGTACGCAGAATGGCAATCGTACTATTAGGTATGATTGAATCAAAAGAAACATTACCTTATTTATACAAAGGTATGAAAGATAAAGTTGTTTCTGTTAGAAGAACAGCTGGTGACTGTTTAAGTGATTTAGGATTTAAAGAAGCTTTACCAGTAATGATAGAAGCATTAGAAGACCCTCAGAAAATTGTAAGATGGCGTGCAGCTATGTTTATATTTGATGAAGGCGATGAAACTGCTTTAGAAGCATTGAAGAAAAGACAAGATGATCCAGCATTCGATGTTAAATTGCAAGTACAAATGGCAATTGAAAGAATCGAAAATGGTGAAGAAGCATTAGGTTCAGTTTGGAAACAAATGGCTAATAGAAAGAAAGAGGGATAA
- a CDS encoding BrxA/BrxB family bacilliredoxin translates to MNAYEQYMKELAQPMRSELTGQGFESLESAESVKEYMENAQPNETTFIVVNSVCGCAAGLARPAAVTVAQQNDKKPSRIATVFAGQDKEATETMREYIAQVPSSPSMALFKGNELKYFMPREHIEGRDIQEICLDIKDAFDEYCD, encoded by the coding sequence ATGAATGCATATGAACAATACATGAAAGAACTCGCTCAACCAATGAGAAGTGAATTAACTGGACAAGGCTTTGAAAGTTTAGAATCAGCAGAATCAGTTAAAGAATATATGGAGAACGCGCAACCGAATGAAACAACATTTATCGTCGTAAACTCTGTATGTGGATGTGCAGCTGGTTTAGCACGTCCTGCAGCTGTTACTGTAGCTCAACAAAATGATAAAAAACCTTCAAGAATCGCTACAGTATTTGCTGGACAAGATAAAGAAGCAACTGAAACAATGAGAGAATATATCGCACAAGTACCATCAAGTCCATCAATGGCATTATTTAAAGGTAACGAGCTTAAATACTTTATGCCACGTGAACATATTGAAGGAAGAGATATCCAAGAAATCTGTTTGGATATTAAAGACGCTTTTGATGAATACTGTGATTAA
- a CDS encoding dihydrofolate reductase, with the protein MKSIIVCHDQNRVIGLDNKMPWHLPNDLKRVKALTTGNTIVMGRKTFDSLGKPLPNRRNVVLTTNPSFEHEGVDVIHSLDEINQLDGHIFIFGGQGLYEQMMDRVDDMYVTVIEDKFQGDAFFPPYDFKDWTVLSSESGELDEKNTLPHTYMHLERKK; encoded by the coding sequence ATGAAATCAATAATAGTTTGTCATGATCAAAATCGCGTAATTGGCTTAGACAACAAGATGCCATGGCATTTACCAAATGACTTAAAAAGAGTTAAAGCATTGACAACTGGAAATACGATCGTGATGGGAAGAAAAACATTTGATTCTTTAGGTAAGCCATTACCGAATAGACGTAATGTTGTATTAACGACAAATCCATCTTTTGAACACGAAGGTGTCGATGTGATTCATTCTTTAGATGAAATCAATCAACTTGATGGACATATCTTTATCTTTGGTGGTCAAGGACTTTATGAACAAATGATGGACCGCGTTGACGATATGTATGTAACAGTAATAGAAGATAAGTTTCAAGGTGATGCCTTTTTCCCTCCATACGACTTCAAAGATTGGACGGTTCTTTCATCTGAATCTGGCGAACTCGATGAAAAAAACACTTTACCACACACTTATATGCATTTGGAAAGGAAAAAATAG
- a CDS encoding class I SAM-dependent methyltransferase, whose translation MNTVINIRITTAVKTNASLYKQVEDAFSVLSKLASIQNVQIIKRRKLTINQLFQRDATPLIVFESSGPKLYFTPDTPIYFHLDTVKVKLHMMKQHKMPVLIEMLDEIISDFKIFNFIDGTMGFGRDTYLILKHYQQANVYAIEQNPLIHYVISEGMKRYLTEDELRRIHYINDDYHNWIEQHPELVDILYLDHMFEQTLDEADRMGELSRNIEIPSEIKNVSGFKYLIVKAHYKSELFKKFNTIQCIRKSTKTHYGLRINQDYKYE comes from the coding sequence ATGAATACTGTGATTAATATTCGTATCACAACTGCCGTTAAAACTAATGCATCTCTCTACAAACAAGTAGAAGATGCATTTTCTGTGTTATCTAAATTAGCATCCATTCAGAATGTTCAAATCATTAAACGAAGAAAATTAACGATTAATCAATTGTTTCAACGAGATGCGACACCATTAATTGTATTTGAAAGTAGCGGACCTAAACTCTATTTCACGCCAGATACACCGATATATTTTCATTTAGATACTGTCAAAGTTAAATTGCATATGATGAAACAACATAAGATGCCTGTACTAATTGAAATGTTAGATGAAATAATATCAGACTTTAAAATATTTAATTTCATAGATGGCACAATGGGCTTTGGGCGTGATACTTATTTAATATTAAAGCATTATCAACAAGCAAATGTATATGCGATAGAACAAAATCCACTTATCCATTATGTCATTTCTGAAGGCATGAAACGCTATTTAACAGAAGACGAATTAAGACGCATCCATTATATAAATGATGATTATCACAATTGGATCGAACAACATCCAGAATTGGTCGACATCTTATATTTAGATCATATGTTTGAACAGACGCTTGATGAAGCCGATAGAATGGGGGAACTTTCACGCAATATTGAAATACCTTCAGAAATCAAAAATGTATCGGGGTTCAAATATTTAATCGTAAAAGCACATTATAAAAGCGAGCTTTTCAAAAAGTTTAATACAATACAATGTATAAGGAAAAGCACTAAAACACATTATGGACTGAGAATAAATCAAGATTATAAATATGAGTGA
- the msrB gene encoding peptide-methionine (R)-S-oxide reductase MsrB, translated as MLKKSKDELNEMEYLVTQQNGTEPPFQNEYWNHFEKGIYVDKLSGKPLFTSEEKFESDCGWPSFSKALDDEEIIELVDKTHGMIRTEVRSEDSDSHLGHVFNDGPKETGGLRYCINSAAVQFIPYDKLEDLGYGELVNHFKN; from the coding sequence ATGCTTAAAAAAAGTAAAGATGAATTAAATGAAATGGAATACCTCGTAACACAACAAAATGGTACAGAACCACCTTTTCAAAATGAATATTGGAATCACTTTGAAAAAGGGATTTATGTAGATAAATTATCTGGTAAACCATTATTCACTTCAGAAGAAAAATTTGAATCTGATTGTGGTTGGCCAAGTTTTTCAAAAGCGTTGGATGATGAAGAAATTATCGAGCTTGTTGATAAAACACATGGTATGATCAGAACTGAAGTACGTTCTGAAGATTCAGATAGTCATTTAGGTCACGTCTTCAATGACGGTCCTAAAGAAACTGGCGGATTAAGATATTGTATTAATTCAGCTGCTGTTCAATTTATTCCATATGATAAATTAGAAGATTTAGGGTATGGAGAATTAGTAAATCATTTTAAAAATTAG
- a CDS encoding zinc-finger domain-containing protein: MTLILAQEEKQAIKQIDQLMETYCKGCLLKTHYRETKGKRQAHQYCISECSIGIRIKQLGNKLQ, encoded by the coding sequence GTGACACTCATTTTAGCTCAAGAAGAGAAACAAGCAATTAAACAAATAGATCAATTGATGGAAACATACTGTAAAGGGTGTTTATTAAAGACACATTATAGGGAAACTAAAGGTAAACGCCAAGCACATCAGTATTGTATATCGGAATGTTCTATCGGTATACGCATTAAACAATTAGGTAACAAGTTGCAATAA
- the msrA gene encoding peptide-methionine (S)-S-oxide reductase MsrA gives MAYATLAGGCFWCLVKPFNEFPGIIEVTSGYSGGHVENPTYEEVCTNQTGHVEAVQIEYNEDETDFEAILDIYFKTFDPTDNKGQFFDRGESYEPVIFYHDKEQEEIAHNKINQLNEQNIFDKPVITPVKPYKNFYPAEDYHQDYYLKNPAHYQGYQQGSGRKAFIEKYWGR, from the coding sequence ATGGCATATGCAACGTTAGCTGGGGGATGTTTTTGGTGTTTAGTTAAACCTTTCAATGAATTCCCTGGTATTATTGAAGTGACTTCCGGATATAGTGGTGGTCATGTTGAAAATCCAACTTATGAAGAAGTTTGTACAAATCAAACCGGTCATGTTGAAGCTGTTCAAATTGAATACAATGAAGATGAAACAGACTTTGAAGCTATTTTAGATATATACTTTAAGACTTTTGATCCAACAGATAACAAAGGTCAGTTCTTTGATAGAGGCGAAAGTTATGAACCTGTTATTTTCTACCACGACAAAGAACAAGAAGAAATAGCGCATAACAAAATCAATCAATTAAATGAACAAAATATTTTTGATAAACCAGTCATTACGCCAGTTAAACCGTACAAGAACTTTTACCCTGCGGAAGACTACCATCAAGATTACTACTTGAAGAATCCCGCACATTATCAAGGGTATCAACAAGGTTCTGGACGTAAAGCATTTATTGAAAAGTATTGGGGGCGTTAA
- a CDS encoding queuosine precursor transporter, with the protein MYNELIGIGTFFVTFILMLVLYRFFGKIGLFVWVAIGTIIANIQVIKTVELFSVSATLGNVMFASIYLATDILNDIYGRKRARKAVWLGFSSVIVMVILLQCSLAFIPAQEDISQEALETIFNIVPRIALGSIIAYIIGQHLDVLLFTLIKKKFSSDRTFYIRAYGSTVISSIVDTAIFVLIAFYGNLPNNVVFEIFFTTYFLKLITTLSNVPFGYIAKSMYRNGKISE; encoded by the coding sequence ATGTATAATGAATTAATAGGTATTGGAACTTTCTTCGTTACGTTTATATTGATGCTCGTTCTATACCGATTTTTTGGAAAAATTGGCCTGTTCGTTTGGGTTGCTATAGGTACTATTATAGCAAATATACAGGTTATTAAAACAGTAGAACTCTTTTCAGTTAGTGCAACACTTGGAAATGTTATGTTCGCATCAATATATCTTGCAACAGATATATTAAACGATATCTATGGTAGAAAACGAGCACGAAAAGCAGTTTGGCTTGGATTTTCTTCAGTAATCGTCATGGTTATATTATTACAGTGCTCTTTAGCGTTTATTCCTGCACAGGAAGATATCTCTCAAGAAGCGCTTGAAACAATCTTTAATATTGTACCAAGAATTGCACTTGGATCCATCATTGCATATATCATTGGTCAACATTTAGATGTATTACTATTCACATTAATTAAGAAGAAATTCTCATCTGATAGAACTTTCTATATAAGAGCTTACGGAAGTACAGTTATCAGTTCAATAGTCGATACAGCGATCTTTGTACTGATTGCGTTCTATGGTAACTTACCGAACAATGTTGTCTTTGAAATATTCTTTACGACATACTTCTTAAAACTCATCACAACATTATCTAACGTACCGTTTGGTTACATTGCTAAATCAATGTATAGAAATGGTAAGATTAGCGAATAA
- a CDS encoding IS3 family transposase, with protein sequence MAFELKEEGFKLKDILVKVGIPEATYHYHAKQLQKEDLDKGWKKKIIELFQKHNGKYGYRRIYLALRNQGYLINHKKVQRIMRELGLKCQKFTRKSRYQSYKGTVGKVAENRLNRRFHTSIRLQKLVTDITEFKCAEEQKLYLSPIMDLYNGEIISYGISRRPTLDLVLQSLDKAVTIIKHEAPYRTTIHSDQGWHYQHNAWIRRLSEQRIYQSMSRKATCADNASMENFFGIMKQEMYHGEELVNYETLKRRIEDYIYWYNNERLKLKLAGRSPVQYRTQSSQLIA encoded by the coding sequence GTGGCATTCGAACTCAAAGAAGAAGGATTCAAATTAAAAGATATCTTAGTAAAGGTTGGTATACCAGAAGCAACCTATCATTACCATGCCAAACAATTACAAAAGGAAGATTTAGATAAAGGTTGGAAGAAAAAGATCATTGAACTTTTTCAAAAACACAACGGTAAATACGGCTATCGTCGTATATATTTAGCTTTGAGAAATCAAGGTTATCTCATTAACCATAAGAAAGTACAACGAATTATGCGAGAACTAGGATTAAAATGTCAAAAATTCACACGTAAATCACGCTATCAATCATACAAAGGTACAGTTGGTAAAGTGGCTGAAAATCGCTTGAATCGTAGATTCCATACATCTATTCGACTTCAAAAATTAGTGACAGATATCACTGAATTTAAATGTGCTGAAGAACAAAAATTATATCTCAGCCCTATTATGGATTTATACAATGGGGAAATCATTTCTTATGGTATATCCAGAAGACCAACATTAGACTTAGTACTTCAATCATTGGATAAAGCAGTTACAATCATTAAGCATGAAGCACCATATCGTACGACGATACATTCTGATCAAGGTTGGCATTATCAGCATAATGCATGGATTAGAAGATTATCGGAACAAAGGATTTATCAAAGTATGTCACGTAAAGCGACGTGTGCGGATAATGCTTCTATGGAGAATTTCTTTGGCATCATGAAGCAGGAAATGTATCATGGAGAAGAACTTGTTAACTATGAAACATTAAAAAGAAGAATTGAGGATTACATCTATTGGTATAACAATGAACGTTTGAAATTAAAATTGGCTGGACGAAGTCCAGTACAATACCGAACTCAATCCAGCCAATTAATAGCATAA
- a CDS encoding PTS sugar transporter subunit IIA, which produces MFKKLFGGNKAKDTNVEVFAPISGEYVAIEDIPDPVFAQKMMGEGFGIKPTEGVVVAPFDGEVVNVFKPSNHAVGIKAANGLEVLVHVGLETVQLGGEGFEALVNTGDTVQQGDELLKFDIETVESKVKSVISPVIITNTDDAEEINIEKLESLVKGETKAIDVKMK; this is translated from the coding sequence ATGTTTAAAAAATTATTTGGCGGTAACAAAGCAAAAGATACAAATGTTGAAGTATTTGCACCAATTTCAGGTGAATATGTAGCAATTGAAGATATTCCAGATCCAGTATTTGCTCAAAAAATGATGGGTGAAGGATTCGGAATTAAACCAACAGAAGGTGTAGTAGTTGCACCATTTGATGGAGAAGTTGTGAATGTATTCAAACCTTCAAATCACGCTGTAGGAATTAAAGCAGCTAACGGATTAGAAGTATTGGTACACGTAGGTTTAGAAACTGTTCAATTAGGTGGAGAAGGCTTTGAAGCACTTGTTAACACTGGTGATACAGTTCAACAAGGCGATGAGTTATTAAAATTCGACATCGAAACAGTCGAATCAAAAGTAAAATCAGTCATCAGTCCTGTAATTATTACAAACACAGATGACGCTGAAGAAATTAATATCGAAAAATTAGAAAGTCTAGTTAAAGGTGAAACTAAGGCTATTGATGTGAAAATGAAATAA
- a CDS encoding DUF2140 family protein yields the protein MENKHWMNHRAWFYAFIILIILILGALAYVWSQISDDTNHPTINTEQTKKDFTISFDNAQLESLMNTSMKDYDIQSRITKKSLSFDTRTKILGKDIDITLQTKPKKLNNDTIYFKIQSIDIGKLNISNPFILSQIKKYSELPPYIHVNPKDESFNLSLNQLDIDNVESIQIQTLDISDKKWYFDIKLK from the coding sequence ATGGAAAATAAACATTGGATGAATCATAGAGCTTGGTTTTATGCTTTTATTATATTAATTATTCTAATACTTGGTGCTCTAGCTTATGTATGGTCTCAAATTTCAGACGATACAAACCATCCAACCATAAACACAGAACAAACTAAGAAAGATTTCACCATTTCTTTTGATAATGCACAATTAGAATCGTTAATGAATACTTCTATGAAAGATTATGATATTCAATCACGCATCACTAAGAAATCATTATCATTTGATACTCGTACTAAAATTTTAGGTAAAGATATTGATATAACACTACAAACGAAACCTAAAAAATTAAATAACGATACAATCTATTTCAAAATTCAATCGATAGATATTGGTAAATTAAATATTTCAAATCCATTTATTCTATCTCAAATCAAAAAATATAGTGAACTTCCACCATATATTCATGTAAATCCTAAAGATGAATCATTCAATTTATCTTTAAATCAGTTGGATATTGATAATGTTGAGTCTATACAAATTCAAACATTAGATATTTCAGACAAAAAATGGTACTTTGATATTAAGTTAAAGTAA
- a CDS encoding thymidylate synthase, with amino-acid sequence MNNFDKAYHDLCKKVLEEGENKDDRTGTGTISIFGHQMRFDLSEGFPLLTTKKVSFKLIATELLWFIKGDTNIRYLLQYKNNIWNEWAFKKWIESNDYDGPDMTDFGRRSLVDDEFNEQYKAQLAIFKDKILNDDDFMIKYGDLGNVYGKQWRGWKDQDGKRFDQLKTLIENIKQNPNSRRHIISAWNPTEIDTMALPPCHTLFQFYVKDEKLSCQLYQRSADIFLGVPFNIASYSLLTHLIAKECGLEVGEFVHTFGDAHIYKNHIDAINEQLSRDSYDAPKLNINTDKSLFDIEYEDLEIDGYESHPSIKAPIAV; translated from the coding sequence ATGAATAACTTTGATAAAGCGTATCACGATTTATGCAAAAAGGTATTAGAAGAAGGCGAGAATAAGGACGATAGAACGGGTACGGGTACGATTTCTATATTTGGTCACCAAATGAGATTTGATTTATCTGAAGGTTTTCCGTTATTAACAACTAAAAAGGTATCTTTTAAATTAATTGCAACTGAGCTTTTATGGTTTATTAAAGGCGATACTAATATAAGATATTTATTACAATATAAGAATAACATCTGGAACGAGTGGGCTTTCAAGAAATGGATTGAAAGCAATGACTATGATGGTCCTGATATGACAGACTTTGGTCGTCGTTCTTTAGTAGATGATGAATTTAATGAACAATACAAAGCACAACTTGCGATATTCAAAGATAAGATTCTGAATGATGATGATTTTATGATAAAATACGGTGACTTAGGCAATGTTTATGGTAAACAATGGAGAGGTTGGAAAGATCAAGATGGTAAACGATTTGACCAACTTAAGACTTTAATTGAAAATATTAAACAAAATCCTAATTCAAGACGCCATATTATTTCTGCTTGGAACCCAACTGAAATAGATACGATGGCATTACCACCATGTCATACATTATTCCAATTCTATGTGAAAGACGAAAAGTTAAGCTGTCAATTATATCAACGAAGTGCAGATATTTTCTTAGGTGTGCCTTTTAATATTGCAAGTTATAGTTTATTAACACATTTAATTGCGAAAGAATGTGGATTAGAAGTAGGCGAGTTTGTCCATACGTTTGGTGACGCGCATATTTATAAAAACCATATAGACGCAATAAATGAACAACTTTCAAGAGATTCTTACGATGCACCTAAACTTAATATCAACACAGATAAATCATTATTTGATATTGAATACGAAGATTTAGAAATTGACGGTTACGAATCACATCCAAGTATTAAAGCACCTATTGCAGTTTAA
- a CDS encoding DegV family protein codes for MSKIKIVVDSTTDLSADFLEENNITVVPLNILIDGVTYVDQEDISSSEFLEKMKDAKELPKTSQPPIGKIVETYDTLGADGSEIISIHMTSELSGTFSAAQQAAQMTESKVTVVDSQFISLAYGFQIEEVVKMINAGKTVEEIVEEIEVIKNNLRLFVVIGNIDNLIKGGRIGKAKGLLGSLMNIKPIGELINGKIEMMHNARTQNAIVKYLMKELDVFLEKKELIKIGIADANAEQLMTKLMNTIKEKKNFHLFDTAVTTPVVSTHTGEGAIGVFFYGK; via the coding sequence ATGTCAAAAATTAAAATAGTTGTTGATTCGACGACAGATTTATCAGCAGACTTTTTAGAAGAAAACAACATTACTGTCGTACCCCTAAATATATTAATCGATGGTGTTACGTACGTAGACCAAGAGGATATTAGCTCATCAGAATTTCTAGAAAAAATGAAAGACGCTAAAGAACTACCTAAAACAAGTCAGCCACCAATTGGTAAAATTGTTGAAACATATGACACGTTAGGAGCAGATGGTTCTGAAATTATTAGTATTCATATGACTTCTGAGTTATCTGGTACATTTAGTGCAGCTCAACAAGCAGCTCAAATGACAGAAAGTAAAGTTACAGTTGTGGATAGTCAATTTATTTCATTAGCTTACGGGTTCCAAATTGAAGAAGTCGTGAAGATGATCAACGCAGGTAAGACTGTTGAAGAAATCGTTGAAGAAATTGAAGTGATTAAAAATAATTTAAGACTATTTGTGGTCATTGGTAATATCGACAACTTAATTAAAGGCGGTAGAATCGGTAAAGCGAAAGGCTTACTCGGTTCATTGATGAATATTAAACCAATCGGCGAATTGATTAACGGAAAAATCGAAATGATGCATAACGCAAGAACGCAAAATGCTATCGTTAAATATTTAATGAAAGAATTAGATGTCTTCTTAGAGAAGAAAGAACTTATTAAAATAGGTATTGCAGATGCGAATGCAGAACAATTGATGACGAAATTGATGAACACAATTAAAGAAAAGAAAAATTTCCACTTGTTTGATACTGCAGTGACGACACCAGTCGTTTCAACACATACTGGTGAAGGTGCAATTGGCGTGTTCTTCTATGGAAAATAA
- a CDS encoding transposase, with the protein MTKYSDEFKLKVVRDYLDGHYGHRKLAKKYNIPDKIIIRTWVKAFQSFGVDGIKKKQKKTVYSVTFKINVLNYMKRTGDSFQDTAIKFGLNIPSIIVRWKKIYDKEGVEGLEKPKGRPPMKKKKQKKSNQNLSREKELELENENLRLENAYLKKLNAFRENPSAFLEKHKQQWHSNSKKKDSN; encoded by the coding sequence ATGACAAAATATAGTGATGAATTTAAGTTGAAAGTTGTAAGAGATTATCTAGATGGCCATTATGGTCATCGAAAATTAGCTAAAAAATATAATATACCTGATAAAATTATTATACGAACATGGGTAAAAGCCTTTCAATCATTCGGTGTAGATGGCATTAAAAAGAAACAGAAAAAGACAGTTTATTCTGTTACATTCAAAATAAATGTATTAAACTATATGAAAAGAACAGGCGATTCCTTCCAAGATACAGCGATTAAATTTGGCCTAAATATCCCATCTATTATTGTGCGATGGAAAAAGATATATGACAAAGAAGGTGTGGAAGGACTCGAAAAGCCGAAAGGACGACCTCCCATGAAAAAGAAGAAACAGAAGAAATCTAATCAAAACCTATCACGAGAAAAAGAGTTAGAGCTAGAAAATGAAAATCTTCGATTAGAGAATGCTTATTTAAAAAAGTTGAACGCTTTTCGAGAGAATCCGAGTGCCTTTCTAGAAAAGCACAAGCAGCAGTGGCATTCGAACTCAAAGAAGAAGGATTCAAATTAA